Proteins encoded in a region of the Mycobacteriales bacterium genome:
- a CDS encoding NCS2 family permease, translating into MTTQESGTTTPPRNGLDRYFKITERGSNVRTEVRGGLTTFFTMAYIVVLNPLIIGTVPDADGRTLGIPQVAAVTALVAAVMTLLMGVWGRYPFAIATGLGLNAFVTFSVASQMSWADAMGLVVLEGFVIALLVLTGFRTAVFNAIPLELKTAISVGIGLFIALIGFVDAGFVRRIPDAANTPVPLQLGSSGELTGWPTAVFVLGLLVTAVLVARKTTAAILIGIVFTTVLAIVVEAIFDVGPSFVSPEEVNERGWQLNVPALPESVVDLPDLSLLGQFSLFGGFARVGVVAALLLVFTLMLADFFDTMGTVVGVGQEAGLLDEEGRLPGADSVLLVDSLAAMAGGAASASSNTTYIESAAGVGDGARTGLASVVTGLLFLVALLLTPLVTIVPFEAAAPALVVVGFLLLTQIRNIDFDDYAVAIPAFLTIVLMPFTYSITNGIGAGFITYALLKATQGKAREVSPLLWVIAALFLVYFGIGPLEAILIG; encoded by the coding sequence ATGACCACGCAGGAGAGCGGGACGACGACCCCGCCGCGCAACGGCCTGGACCGCTACTTCAAGATCACCGAGCGCGGGTCGAACGTCCGCACGGAGGTACGCGGGGGGCTCACCACCTTCTTCACGATGGCCTACATCGTGGTGCTCAACCCGCTCATCATCGGCACGGTGCCCGACGCCGACGGGCGCACTCTGGGGATCCCGCAGGTCGCTGCCGTCACCGCGCTGGTCGCCGCCGTCATGACCCTCCTGATGGGGGTGTGGGGCCGCTACCCGTTCGCCATCGCGACCGGGCTCGGGCTCAACGCCTTCGTGACCTTCTCCGTCGCCTCGCAGATGAGTTGGGCGGACGCCATGGGGCTGGTGGTCCTCGAGGGTTTCGTGATCGCCCTCCTGGTCCTCACCGGCTTCCGCACAGCGGTCTTCAACGCGATCCCGCTGGAGCTCAAGACCGCCATCAGTGTGGGCATCGGCCTGTTCATCGCCCTGATCGGCTTCGTCGATGCCGGTTTCGTCCGGCGGATCCCGGACGCGGCGAACACTCCGGTGCCGCTGCAGCTCGGATCGAGCGGCGAACTCACCGGCTGGCCGACCGCGGTCTTCGTGCTCGGGCTGCTCGTCACGGCCGTCCTGGTCGCCCGGAAGACGACCGCAGCGATCCTGATCGGCATCGTGTTCACGACCGTCCTGGCCATCGTGGTCGAGGCGATCTTCGATGTCGGCCCTTCGTTCGTCTCGCCCGAGGAGGTGAACGAGCGCGGCTGGCAGCTCAATGTCCCAGCCCTGCCGGAGTCGGTCGTGGACCTGCCCGACCTGTCGCTGCTCGGCCAGTTCTCGCTGTTCGGCGGCTTCGCCAGGGTGGGCGTCGTGGCCGCCCTGCTGCTCGTGTTCACGCTGATGTTGGCCGACTTCTTCGACACGATGGGGACGGTGGTCGGTGTCGGGCAGGAGGCCGGGCTGCTCGACGAGGAGGGCCGCCTGCCGGGTGCCGACTCGGTGCTGCTCGTGGACTCGCTGGCCGCCATGGCCGGTGGCGCCGCCTCGGCCTCCTCCAACACGACCTACATCGAGTCCGCTGCCGGCGTCGGTGACGGCGCGCGTACCGGACTGGCCAGTGTCGTCACGGGCCTGCTGTTCCTGGTCGCCCTGCTGCTGACACCGCTGGTCACGATCGTGCCGTTCGAGGCTGCGGCACCGGCGCTGGTGGTCGTCGGCTTCCTGCTGCTCACCCAGATCCGCAACATCGACTTCGACGACTACGCGGTCGCGATCCCGGCGTTCCTCACCATCGTGCTCATGCCCTTCACCTACTCGATCACCAACGGCATCGGCGCCGGGTTCATCACCTACGCGTTGCTCAAGGCGACGCAGGGCAAGGCGCGCGAGGTCAGCCCGCTGCTGTGGGTCATCGCGGCGCTGTTCCTCGTCTACTTCGGCATCGGCCCGCTCGAGGCAATCCTGATCGGCTGA
- the serC gene encoding phosphoserine transaminase, with amino-acid sequence MTVQIPQDLLPQDGRFGAGPGKVRPAQLEALVATGRSYLGTSHRQAPVRDQVGRLRSGLRELFALPEGYEVVLGNGGATEFWDIATFGLIAHRSQHLSFGEFSSKFAAAAAAAPFLADPSVRKSDPGTHPLPVAEAGIDLYALTHNETSTGVMMPVLRVAGADEGALVAVDATSGAGGLPVDAEQFDVYYFSPQKCFASDGGLWIALMSPAALERVAAVRASGRWVPASYDLTIALDNSRLDQTYNTPALATIFLMAEQVDWMNAQGGLDWAVARTRDSSDRLYGWAQKSAVASAFVSDPAMRSQVIGTIDFDASVDAAQVAKVLRSNGIVDTEPYRKLGRNQLRIAMFPAVEPADVEALTGCIDYVVERVS; translated from the coding sequence ATGACCGTACAGATCCCCCAGGACCTGCTGCCGCAGGACGGCCGGTTCGGCGCCGGCCCGGGCAAGGTACGACCGGCGCAGCTCGAGGCGCTCGTCGCGACCGGCCGGTCCTACCTCGGCACCTCCCACCGGCAGGCGCCGGTGCGCGACCAGGTCGGACGGCTGCGCAGCGGACTGCGCGAGCTGTTCGCGCTGCCGGAGGGCTACGAGGTCGTGCTCGGCAACGGCGGCGCGACCGAGTTCTGGGACATCGCGACGTTCGGCCTGATCGCGCACCGGTCGCAGCACCTGAGCTTCGGCGAGTTCAGCTCCAAGTTCGCGGCGGCTGCGGCGGCGGCGCCGTTCCTGGCCGACCCGTCGGTGCGCAAGAGCGACCCTGGCACGCACCCGCTGCCGGTCGCCGAAGCGGGCATCGACCTCTACGCGCTGACCCACAACGAGACCTCGACCGGCGTGATGATGCCGGTCCTGCGGGTGGCGGGCGCCGACGAGGGTGCGCTGGTGGCCGTGGACGCGACCAGCGGCGCGGGGGGTCTGCCGGTCGACGCCGAGCAGTTCGACGTCTACTACTTCTCGCCCCAGAAGTGCTTCGCCTCCGACGGGGGGCTGTGGATCGCGCTGATGTCCCCCGCCGCGCTCGAACGGGTGGCCGCGGTGCGGGCCTCCGGCCGCTGGGTGCCGGCGTCGTACGACCTGACGATCGCGCTCGACAACTCCAGGCTGGACCAGACCTACAACACCCCTGCGCTCGCGACCATCTTCCTGATGGCCGAGCAGGTCGACTGGATGAACGCCCAGGGCGGGCTCGACTGGGCCGTCGCACGCACCCGCGACTCGAGCGACCGGCTCTACGGCTGGGCGCAGAAGTCGGCGGTCGCCTCGGCGTTCGTCAGTGATCCCGCCATGCGCTCGCAGGTCATCGGCACCATCGACTTCGATGCGTCGGTGGACGCCGCGCAGGTGGCGAAGGTGCTGCGCAGCAACGGAATCGTCGACACCGAGCCCTACCGCAAGCTCGGCCGCAACCAGCTGCGGATCGCGATGTTCCCCGCGGTGGAGCCGGCGGACGTGGAGGCGCTGACCGGCTGCATCGACTACGTGGTGGAGAGGGTGTCCTGA
- a CDS encoding citrate synthase 2 has protein sequence MADETLFRPGLEGVVAFASEIAEPDKEGSALRYRGVDIEELVDNVSFGNVWGLLVDDKFNPGLPPAEPFPLPVHSGDIRVDVQSAIAMLAPAWGLQQMLDIDVDQIREDLARVSVMALAFVAQSARGLGKPMVPQSEVDKAKTIVERFMIRWKGDPDPRHTRAVDAYFVSAAEHGMNASTFTARVIASTGADAAASISGAIGALSGPLHGGAPSRVLTMLDEVERSGDPVKYVKGLLDRKERLMGFGHRVYRAEDPRARVLRRTAQELGSHRYDVADALEKAAIEELTARYPDRPLRTNVEFWSAVVLDFAEVPAHMFTSMFTCARTAGWSAHILEQKKLNKLIRPSAKYVGPAPRPVGDVDRDTLPAGNQV, from the coding sequence ATGGCCGACGAGACGTTGTTCAGGCCCGGACTCGAAGGCGTCGTCGCCTTCGCCTCGGAGATCGCCGAGCCCGACAAGGAGGGCAGCGCGCTCCGCTACCGCGGCGTGGACATCGAGGAACTCGTCGACAACGTCAGCTTCGGCAACGTGTGGGGTCTGCTCGTCGACGACAAGTTCAACCCGGGCCTGCCACCGGCCGAGCCGTTCCCGCTGCCGGTGCACTCCGGGGACATCCGGGTCGACGTGCAGTCCGCGATCGCGATGCTCGCCCCCGCCTGGGGGCTGCAGCAGATGCTCGACATCGACGTCGACCAGATCCGCGAGGACCTCGCGCGGGTGTCGGTCATGGCGCTGGCCTTCGTCGCCCAGTCGGCCCGTGGCCTCGGCAAGCCGATGGTCCCGCAGAGCGAGGTCGACAAGGCCAAGACGATCGTCGAGCGCTTCATGATCCGCTGGAAGGGCGACCCGGACCCCCGACACACCCGCGCCGTCGACGCCTACTTCGTGTCGGCCGCCGAGCACGGCATGAACGCGTCGACCTTCACCGCGCGGGTGATCGCCTCGACCGGCGCCGATGCCGCCGCGTCGATCTCCGGCGCCATCGGCGCGTTGTCCGGCCCGCTGCACGGCGGTGCGCCGTCCCGCGTGCTGACGATGCTGGACGAGGTCGAGCGCAGCGGTGACCCGGTCAAGTACGTCAAGGGTCTGCTCGACCGCAAGGAGCGGTTGATGGGCTTCGGGCACCGCGTCTACCGCGCGGAGGACCCCCGCGCGCGGGTGCTGCGCCGAACGGCGCAGGAGCTCGGCTCGCACCGGTACGACGTGGCCGACGCGCTCGAGAAGGCGGCCATCGAGGAGCTCACGGCGCGCTATCCGGACCGACCGCTGCGCACCAACGTCGAGTTCTGGTCCGCGGTCGTGCTCGACTTCGCCGAGGTGCCGGCGCACATGTTCACCTCGATGTTCACCTGCGCCCGCACCGCCGGCTGGAGCGCGCACATCCTGGAGCAGAAGAAGCTGAACAAGCTGATCCGCCCGTCGGCGAAATACGTCGGGCCGGCGCCGCGGCCGGTCGGCGACGTCGACAGGGACACCCTGCCGGCCGGGAACCAGGTCTAG
- a CDS encoding MFS transporter, protein MSPERGRPGGGTFRSLRVRNYRLFAAGQVVSLSGTWAQRVAQSWLVLELSGNSGVALGIATALQFLPVLLFGLYGGVLADRYDKRMLLIGAQAAMGGLALVLAVLDLSGIVQLWQVYALAFGLGLASVVDTPVRQAFVSEMVGSDDLPNAVSLNSATFNSARIIGPAVAGLAIAAVGTGWVFAANALSYVAVLLGLRAIRTAELYPSQRLTRAKGQLREGLSYVRSRPDLLVPMVLVFLVGTFGLNFEITLALVVKGVFQLDAGAYGLLSACFAAGSLLGALVSARRRGPPRQRTLFAGAGALGLLVVAVGLAPTYPSMALLLVPTGTVALVFTTSANAIVQLGTAPQVRGRVMALYILVFVGGKPIGGPLVGAVAEAFGPRTSIVAGGIVTALSGVVAAVVMTRVRSLRLEPHLVRRRPHVHVRRLDLDAAPGAPPAAARRPAERAGPGG, encoded by the coding sequence ATGAGCCCGGAGCGCGGGCGGCCGGGCGGCGGCACCTTCCGCTCGCTGCGGGTCCGCAACTACCGGCTGTTCGCGGCCGGCCAGGTCGTCAGCCTGTCCGGCACCTGGGCCCAGCGCGTGGCGCAGAGCTGGCTGGTCCTCGAGCTCTCCGGCAACTCCGGGGTGGCCCTCGGCATCGCCACCGCGCTGCAGTTCCTGCCGGTGCTGCTGTTCGGGCTGTACGGCGGAGTCCTGGCCGACCGCTACGACAAACGCATGCTGCTCATCGGTGCGCAGGCGGCCATGGGTGGGCTCGCGCTCGTCCTCGCCGTGCTCGACCTCAGCGGCATCGTGCAGCTGTGGCAGGTCTACGCGCTGGCCTTCGGTCTTGGGCTCGCGTCGGTCGTCGACACGCCCGTCCGGCAGGCGTTCGTGTCGGAGATGGTCGGCTCGGACGACCTGCCCAACGCGGTCAGCCTGAACAGCGCGACGTTCAACTCGGCCCGGATCATCGGGCCGGCGGTCGCGGGGCTGGCGATCGCCGCGGTCGGCACCGGCTGGGTCTTCGCCGCCAACGCGCTGTCCTACGTCGCGGTGCTGCTCGGTCTGCGGGCGATCCGGACCGCCGAGCTCTACCCGTCCCAGCGGCTGACCCGGGCGAAGGGCCAGCTGCGCGAGGGCCTGTCGTACGTCCGCTCCCGGCCGGACCTGCTGGTGCCCATGGTGCTGGTCTTCCTCGTCGGCACCTTCGGGCTGAACTTCGAGATCACCCTGGCGCTGGTGGTCAAGGGCGTCTTCCAACTCGACGCCGGTGCGTACGGGCTGTTGTCGGCCTGCTTCGCCGCCGGGTCGCTGCTCGGTGCCCTGGTCAGTGCCCGTCGCAGGGGGCCACCGCGCCAGCGCACGCTGTTCGCCGGTGCGGGCGCCCTCGGACTGTTGGTGGTCGCCGTCGGGCTGGCGCCGACCTATCCGTCGATGGCCCTGCTGCTCGTGCCCACCGGCACGGTCGCGCTCGTCTTCACGACCTCCGCGAACGCGATCGTCCAGCTCGGCACCGCGCCGCAGGTCCGCGGTCGGGTGATGGCCCTCTACATCCTGGTCTTCGTCGGCGGCAAGCCGATCGGTGGGCCGCTCGTCGGCGCCGTCGCCGAGGCGTTCGGGCCGCGCACCAGCATCGTCGCAGGCGGGATCGTCACCGCCCTGTCAGGAGTCGTCGCCGCCGTCGTCATGACGCGGGTCCGGTCGCTGCGGCTCGAGCCGCACCTGGTGCGCCGCCGGCCGCACGTCCACGTGCGGCGGCTCGACCTCGACGCCGCGCCCGGCGCGCCTCCGGCGGCCGCGCGCCGCCCGGCCGAGCGAGCCGGGCCGGGCGGCTGA
- the pdxH gene encoding pyridoxamine 5'-phosphate oxidase, with protein sequence MTDERSVADLRRDYVRAGLSEQDLAPTWSEQFARWFADAAALTEPNAVVLSTATAAGVPSARTVLLKAYDERGLVVFTNLTSRKAREALANPHASLLFAWVELERQVLVEGTVEHVTRAQTQAYFRSRPRGSQIAAWASRQSTVLPGRSVLEQRRAALEAAFAGREVPVPDFWGGLRVVPSAVEFWQGRPDRLHDRLRYRLGDAGWVLERLAP encoded by the coding sequence GTGACGGACGAGCGCTCGGTGGCCGACCTGCGCCGGGACTACGTGCGTGCGGGGTTGTCCGAGCAGGACCTGGCGCCGACCTGGAGCGAGCAGTTCGCCCGCTGGTTCGCCGATGCGGCCGCCCTCACCGAGCCGAACGCCGTGGTGCTGTCCACCGCGACGGCCGCGGGCGTGCCGAGCGCCCGCACGGTGCTGCTCAAGGCCTACGACGAGCGCGGTCTGGTGGTCTTCACCAACCTCACCTCGCGCAAGGCGCGTGAGGCGCTGGCCAATCCGCACGCGTCGCTGTTGTTCGCCTGGGTGGAGCTCGAGCGGCAGGTGCTGGTGGAGGGGACGGTCGAGCACGTCACGCGCGCACAGACGCAGGCCTACTTCCGCTCCCGGCCGCGCGGCTCACAGATCGCCGCCTGGGCCTCGCGGCAGTCGACGGTGCTTCCCGGCCGGAGCGTGCTCGAGCAGCGACGGGCGGCCCTGGAGGCGGCCTTCGCGGGCAGAGAGGTACCGGTGCCGGACTTCTGGGGCGGGCTGCGGGTCGTGCCCTCGGCGGTGGAGTTCTGGCAGGGCCGCCCGGACCGGCTGCACGACCGGCTGCGTTACCGCCTCGGCGACGCCGGCTGGGTCCTCGAGCGCCTCGCACCGTGA
- a CDS encoding MarR family transcriptional regulator, whose product MAPVSDTALASTLRLAVMRLARRMRSERADSSLTLSQLAALATLERHGPLTPSELAAAERVQPPSMTRVAASLEAAGLVTRTGHPTDGRQVLLAASPQGVALLREDRRRREAWLAHRLRELDPADRDILRSAAALLDRLAST is encoded by the coding sequence ATGGCTCCCGTCTCCGACACCGCCCTCGCCAGCACACTGCGCCTGGCCGTCATGCGGCTGGCCCGGCGGATGCGTTCGGAGCGCGCCGACAGCTCGCTGACCCTGTCGCAGCTGGCGGCGCTGGCCACCCTCGAGCGGCACGGCCCGCTGACGCCCAGCGAGCTGGCCGCCGCCGAGCGGGTGCAGCCGCCGTCGATGACCCGGGTGGCGGCCTCGCTGGAGGCCGCCGGGCTGGTGACCCGCACCGGTCACCCCACCGACGGGCGGCAGGTCCTGCTCGCCGCCAGCCCGCAGGGCGTGGCGCTGCTGCGCGAGGACCGGCGCCGCCGTGAGGCGTGGCTGGCCCATCGGCTGCGCGAGCTCGACCCCGCGGACCGCGACATCCTGCGCAGTGCAGCCGCCCTCCTGGACCGGCTGGCCTCGACATGA
- a CDS encoding MFS transporter, giving the protein MTRPGRQTGIGARLRGATLDLTPLRESPAFRRLILGEAVSVIGTWVTLVAVPLQVYALTRSSAAVGLVGLAGLLPLVVFGLYGGAIADAVDRRRLVLVTTSGQLLLSLVLVAQAAAGYGQVWLLYVVVAGQAACSAVDSPARQAIVPRLLRTELLPAANALKLVEFNLAVTVGPLIAGVLVAQVGYQAAYGLDAVTFLAALVAVAGLPSMPPTGGGRRAGTASVLEGLSFLRTRQVLLMTFVVDLVAMVFAMPRALFPGLAEEVFGGGEQTAGLLYSSLAAGALLGALFSGWFGRVHRQGVAVLVSVLVWGAAITLFGLTDLLWLALLLLSAAGAADMVSAAFRTAILQAAAPDEMRGRLGGVFLIVVAGGPRLGDARAGGGAELIGLQNSSVAGGLAVVGITAAIAAGAKGFRSYDARDPQAGQARTG; this is encoded by the coding sequence GTGACCCGCCCGGGCAGGCAGACGGGGATCGGGGCGCGGCTGCGCGGCGCGACCCTGGACCTCACTCCGCTGCGGGAGTCGCCGGCCTTCCGCCGGCTGATCCTCGGCGAGGCGGTCTCGGTCATCGGCACCTGGGTGACGCTGGTCGCGGTGCCGCTGCAGGTCTACGCGCTGACCCGCTCGTCGGCCGCCGTCGGCCTGGTCGGTCTGGCCGGCCTGCTGCCGCTCGTCGTGTTCGGGCTGTACGGCGGGGCGATCGCCGATGCGGTGGACCGCCGGCGCCTGGTGCTGGTCACCACCTCCGGACAGCTGCTGCTGTCGCTGGTGCTGGTCGCGCAGGCGGCGGCCGGCTACGGGCAGGTCTGGCTGCTGTACGTCGTGGTGGCGGGGCAGGCCGCCTGCTCGGCCGTCGACAGTCCGGCGCGTCAGGCCATCGTGCCGCGGCTGCTGCGCACCGAGCTGCTGCCCGCAGCCAACGCGCTCAAGCTGGTCGAGTTCAACCTCGCGGTCACGGTCGGGCCGCTGATCGCCGGGGTGCTGGTGGCCCAGGTGGGCTACCAGGCGGCGTACGGCCTGGACGCCGTCACCTTCCTCGCCGCGCTCGTCGCCGTCGCGGGGCTGCCCTCGATGCCGCCGACCGGCGGCGGGCGCCGCGCGGGTACCGCCAGCGTGCTCGAGGGGCTGAGCTTCCTGCGCACCCGCCAGGTGCTGCTCATGACCTTCGTCGTCGACCTGGTGGCGATGGTGTTCGCGATGCCACGGGCGCTGTTCCCGGGGCTGGCCGAGGAGGTGTTCGGCGGCGGTGAGCAGACGGCCGGGCTGCTCTACTCCTCGCTCGCGGCCGGCGCCCTGCTCGGAGCCCTGTTCTCCGGCTGGTTCGGCCGGGTGCATCGCCAGGGGGTGGCGGTGCTGGTCTCGGTGCTGGTCTGGGGCGCCGCCATCACGCTGTTCGGGCTCACCGACCTGCTCTGGCTGGCGCTGCTGCTGCTGTCCGCGGCCGGGGCGGCCGACATGGTCTCAGCGGCCTTCCGGACCGCGATCCTGCAGGCCGCCGCACCGGACGAGATGCGCGGCCGGCTCGGTGGGGTCTTCCTGATCGTGGTCGCCGGCGGACCCCGCCTCGGCGACGCGCGGGCAGGCGGTGGCGCCGAGCTGATCGGCCTGCAGAACTCCTCGGTCGCCGGTGGGCTGGCGGTCGTCGGCATCACTGCGGCGATCGCCGCGGGCGCCAAGGGCTTCCGGTCCTACGACGCGCGCGATCCGCAGGCTGGCCAGGCGCGGACCGGCTGA
- a CDS encoding GMC oxidoreductase — MGTDPTTSVAQVTGELHDVGGVWVGDTSAFPTASGANPMLTCMALAHRTAEYISGARVVADRSAPNTRDSAPAA, encoded by the coding sequence ATGGGCACCGACCCGACGACCTCGGTGGCGCAGGTCACCGGTGAGCTGCACGACGTCGGCGGTGTCTGGGTCGGCGACACCAGCGCGTTCCCGACGGCGTCCGGTGCGAACCCCATGCTCACCTGCATGGCTCTGGCGCACCGCACGGCCGAGTACATCAGCGGCGCGCGCGTCGTCGCCGACCGGTCCGCGCCGAACACCCGCGACAGCGCCCCCGCCGCCTGA